A portion of the uncultured Bacteroides sp. genome contains these proteins:
- a CDS encoding MarR family transcriptional regulator, producing the protein MIEQFNFDIRLIFAILNGKVSAAINRKLYRNFRQNGLEISPEQWTVLIFLWEKDGVTQQELCNATFKDKPSMTRLIDNMERQHLVVRISDKNDRRTNLIHLTKTGKELEENAHTIANRTLKEALQGITVDELRISQDVLRKIFYNTKD; encoded by the coding sequence ATGATTGAACAGTTTAACTTTGATATCAGATTAATTTTTGCTATACTAAACGGCAAAGTCTCTGCAGCCATAAACAGGAAGCTCTATCGAAATTTCCGGCAAAACGGATTAGAGATTAGTCCGGAGCAATGGACTGTCTTGATTTTCTTATGGGAGAAAGACGGAGTTACACAACAAGAATTATGCAACGCAACCTTCAAAGATAAACCAAGCATGACCCGCCTTATTGACAACATGGAGCGTCAACACCTCGTTGTCCGTATCTCAGATAAAAACGATCGTCGTACCAACCTGATCCACCTGACCAAAACAGGAAAAGAGTTGGAAGAGAATGCCCACACCATCGCCAACAGAACACTGAAAGAAGCGCTGCAAGGCATCACTGTAGATGAATTACGCATAAGCC
- the rpsF gene encoding 30S ribosomal protein S6 has product MNQYETVFILTPVLSDVQMKEAVEKFKSILLEEGAEIINEENWGLKKLAYPIQKKSTGFYQLVEFSAEPTVIEKLELNFRRDERVIRFLTFRMEKYAAEYAAKRRKLKSTKKEEN; this is encoded by the coding sequence ATGAATCAATACGAAACCGTTTTCATTTTAACTCCCGTTTTGTCTGATGTTCAGATGAAGGAAGCGGTAGAAAAATTCAAAAGCATACTTCTTGAAGAAGGTGCTGAGATTATTAATGAGGAGAATTGGGGCCTTAAAAAGCTAGCTTACCCAATTCAGAAAAAATCCACAGGATTTTATCAGCTGGTTGAGTTTAGTGCAGAACCAACAGTAATTGAGAAGTTGGAGCTAAACTTCCGTCGTGATGAGCGTGTTATCCGTTTCCTTACTTTTAGAATGGAGAAATATGCTGCTGAATATGCTGCTAAAAGAAGAAAACTGAAATCAACTAAAAAGGAGGAAAATTAA
- the rpsR gene encoding 30S ribosomal protein S18, whose protein sequence is MAQQNQSEIRYLTPPSVDVKKKKYCRFKKSGIRYIDYKDPEFLKKFLNEQGKILPRRITGTSLKFQRRIAQAVKRARHLALLPFVTDMMK, encoded by the coding sequence ATGGCACAACAAAATCAATCAGAGATTAGATACTTAACTCCGCCTTCAGTAGACGTGAAAAAGAAAAAGTACTGTCGCTTCAAAAAAAGTGGTATCAGGTACATCGACTACAAAGATCCTGAATTCTTGAAGAAATTCCTAAACGAACAAGGGAAAATACTTCCACGTCGTATTACAGGTACTTCTTTGAAATTCCAACGTAGAATAGCACAAGCAGTGAAGAGAGCACGTCATTTGGCGTTACTTCCATTTGTTACTGACATGATGAAATAA
- the rplI gene encoding 50S ribosomal protein L9 — translation MEIILKEDVVNLGYKNDIVTVKSGYGRNFLIPTGKAVIASPSAKKMLAEDLKQRAHKLEKIRKDAEELAAKLEAVSLTIGTKVSSTGTIFGSVGNIQIADELTKLGFEIERKTIVVKDVVKEIGSYKAIVKLHKDVSVEIPFEVVAE, via the coding sequence ATGGAAATTATATTGAAAGAAGACGTAGTAAACTTGGGTTATAAGAATGATATCGTAACGGTTAAATCTGGTTATGGTCGTAATTTCTTGATCCCCACAGGAAAAGCAGTTATCGCTTCTCCTTCTGCTAAGAAAATGTTGGCTGAAGATCTTAAGCAACGCGCTCATAAGCTTGAAAAGATCAGAAAAGATGCAGAAGAATTAGCTGCTAAGCTAGAGGCTGTATCACTTACTATTGGAACAAAGGTAAGTTCTACCGGAACTATTTTTGGTTCAGTTGGTAACATCCAAATAGCTGATGAATTAACAAAGCTTGGTTTTGAAATTGAGAGAAAAACCATTGTTGTTAAAGACGTAGTAAAAGAGATTGGTTCATATAAAGCTATCGTAAAGCTTCACAAGGATGTTTCTGTTGAAATTCCTTTTGAGGTTGTTGCAGAGTAA
- a CDS encoding long-chain fatty acid--CoA ligase, which translates to MIKENFIKLYENSFRENWNLPCYTDYGEEESYTYGQVAQEIAKLHLLFKHCSLRRGDKIAIIGKNNSRWCIAYMATITYGAIVVPILQDFHPNDVHHIVNHSESTFLFTSDSIWETLEEEKLSDLRAVFSLTDFRCLHQRDGETIQKFLKHIDEEMQQTYPDGFRKDNVQYTTLSNDKVMLLNYTSGTTGFSKGVMLTGNNLAGNVTFGIRTELLKKGDKVLSFLPLAHAYGCAFDFLTATAVGTHVTLLGKAPSPKIIMKAFEEVKPNLIITVPLVIEKIYKNVIQPLISKKGMKWALSIPLLDAQIYSQIRKRMIDALGGRFKEIIIGGAAVNPEVEEFFHKIKFPFTIGYGMTECGPLISYAPWNEFIRTSSGKILDIMEARIYKERPDMETGEIQVRGENVMVGYYKNQEATNEVLTDDGWLRTGDLGTIDVNGNIFIRGRSKTMILSSNGQNIFPEEIEARLNNMPFILESLVIERNKKLVALVYADYETLDSLGLNHPEHLKTIMNENLKSLNNCVAAYEKINQIQLYPTEFEKTPKRSIKRYLYNSIAED; encoded by the coding sequence ATGATAAAAGAGAATTTCATCAAACTATACGAAAACAGTTTCCGAGAGAATTGGAACCTACCGTGTTACACAGACTATGGAGAAGAAGAGAGCTATACATACGGACAAGTAGCCCAAGAGATAGCCAAGTTGCACTTATTATTCAAACATTGCAGCCTCCGCCGTGGTGACAAAATAGCAATCATCGGAAAAAATAATTCACGGTGGTGTATAGCATATATGGCCACCATCACCTATGGTGCGATTGTTGTACCTATCTTGCAAGATTTCCATCCAAACGACGTTCATCACATCGTGAACCATTCGGAGTCAACTTTCCTTTTCACTAGCGATAGTATTTGGGAAACATTGGAAGAAGAGAAATTATCCGATTTACGAGCTGTTTTTTCGTTAACTGATTTTCGTTGTTTGCATCAGCGGGATGGGGAAACCATCCAGAAATTCCTGAAGCACATAGATGAAGAAATGCAGCAAACTTATCCTGACGGATTCCGCAAAGACAACGTGCAATACACCACACTCAGTAATGACAAAGTGATGTTACTGAACTATACCTCCGGAACCACCGGATTTAGTAAAGGAGTAATGCTTACCGGAAACAATCTTGCCGGAAATGTAACCTTTGGTATTCGCACCGAACTACTTAAGAAAGGAGACAAAGTACTCTCCTTTCTTCCTTTAGCACACGCCTACGGTTGTGCGTTCGACTTTCTTACAGCTACAGCTGTAGGCACGCATGTTACCCTACTGGGAAAAGCTCCTTCACCCAAAATTATCATGAAAGCTTTTGAAGAAGTAAAACCCAACCTGATCATCACTGTTCCCTTGGTCATTGAAAAGATATACAAAAATGTAATTCAACCTCTGATCAGCAAAAAAGGGATGAAATGGGCACTAAGTATCCCATTGCTAGATGCACAAATATACAGCCAAATCCGTAAAAGAATGATCGATGCACTAGGTGGACGATTCAAAGAGATCATCATAGGTGGAGCAGCTGTGAATCCGGAAGTCGAGGAATTCTTTCATAAAATTAAATTCCCCTTTACCATCGGATACGGAATGACAGAATGCGGTCCCCTAATAAGCTATGCCCCCTGGAATGAATTCATCCGCACATCATCCGGAAAAATTCTCGATATAATGGAAGCTCGTATCTACAAAGAGAGGCCCGATATGGAAACGGGAGAAATACAAGTACGCGGAGAAAATGTAATGGTGGGGTATTACAAAAACCAGGAAGCGACCAATGAAGTGCTTACTGACGATGGCTGGCTACGCACCGGAGATCTTGGTACAATAGACGTAAATGGCAATATATTCATCAGAGGCCGCAGCAAGACGATGATACTAAGTTCAAACGGACAAAATATATTCCCCGAAGAAATTGAAGCCCGATTAAACAATATGCCATTTATCCTTGAAAGCCTTGTTATAGAAAGGAATAAAAAACTCGTAGCATTAGTCTATGCAGACTACGAAACACTAGATTCACTTGGACTAAACCATCCTGAGCATCTAAAGACAATCATGAATGAAAATCTCAAAAGCCTAAATAATTGCGTAGCTGCTTACGAGAAGATTAACCAAATACAACTATACCCCACTGAGTTCGAAAAGACTCCTAAAAGGAGTATCAAAAGGTACTTATATAACAGTATAGCAGAGGATTAA
- the mtaB gene encoding tRNA (N(6)-L-threonylcarbamoyladenosine(37)-C(2))-methylthiotransferase MtaB, with translation MIDTTVFQNKTAVYYTLGCKLNFSETSTIGKILRESGVRTARKGEIADICIVNTCSVTEMADKKCRQVINRLVKQHPGAFVVVTGCYAQLKPENIAKMEGVDLVLGAEQKADIMQYIGNMQKLESGEAHTSVLKDISSFAPSCSRGDRTRFFLKVQDGCDYYCTYCTIPLARGRSRNGTISSMVEQAKKAALEGGKEIVLTGVNIGDFGKSTGETFFDLIKALDEVEGIERYRISSIEPNLLTDEIIEYVSHSRRFAPHFHIPLQSGSDEVLKLMHRKYDTALFAAKVKKIKEVMPDAFIGVDVIVGTRGETDEYFEAAYEFIKGQDVAQLHVFSYSERPGTQALKIDHVVTAAEKHQRSQRLLELSEEKTKAFYSRFIGHSMYVLLEKAKSGAPMHGFTQNYIRVELESLNQLDNQVVLLRLGEFNEEGTALLGTIIND, from the coding sequence ATGATAGATACTACTGTATTTCAAAATAAGACAGCCGTTTATTATACATTAGGCTGCAAATTAAACTTCTCAGAGACATCAACAATAGGAAAAATACTCCGTGAGTCAGGCGTTCGCACGGCACGAAAGGGCGAAATAGCGGACATTTGTATTGTGAATACTTGTTCGGTAACGGAAATGGCTGATAAAAAATGTCGGCAAGTAATTAATCGATTGGTAAAGCAACATCCCGGAGCATTTGTTGTGGTTACAGGTTGCTATGCTCAGCTTAAACCTGAGAACATAGCTAAGATGGAAGGGGTTGACTTGGTTCTGGGTGCCGAGCAGAAGGCTGATATTATGCAATATATTGGCAATATGCAGAAATTGGAATCGGGTGAAGCGCATACATCAGTGTTGAAGGACATTTCTTCATTTGCTCCTTCCTGTTCAAGAGGAGACCGTACGCGGTTCTTCTTGAAAGTGCAGGATGGTTGTGACTATTATTGTACCTATTGTACGATTCCTCTCGCTCGTGGGCGAAGTCGTAACGGCACGATCTCATCTATGGTAGAGCAGGCTAAAAAGGCTGCTTTAGAAGGAGGAAAGGAGATTGTGCTGACTGGGGTGAATATTGGAGATTTTGGCAAAAGTACGGGAGAAACGTTTTTTGATTTGATAAAAGCACTTGATGAAGTAGAAGGTATTGAACGATATCGCATCTCTTCTATAGAGCCTAACTTGCTGACGGACGAGATTATAGAATACGTTTCGCATTCACGTCGCTTTGCACCCCATTTTCATATACCGTTGCAATCGGGTAGCGATGAGGTTTTGAAGCTGATGCATCGGAAATATGATACGGCGCTTTTTGCCGCTAAAGTAAAGAAGATAAAAGAAGTGATGCCAGATGCCTTTATTGGGGTAGATGTAATTGTTGGCACGCGTGGTGAAACAGATGAGTATTTTGAAGCTGCTTATGAGTTTATTAAGGGTCAGGATGTGGCACAGCTACATGTTTTTAGCTATTCAGAACGTCCAGGCACTCAGGCATTGAAAATAGATCATGTTGTAACTGCGGCCGAAAAACATCAGCGCAGTCAGCGCTTGCTGGAACTTTCAGAAGAGAAGACGAAGGCTTTTTATTCTCGTTTTATCGGGCACTCGATGTACGTGTTGTTGGAGAAAGCTAAGTCGGGTGCGCCTATGCATGGTTTTACCCAAAACTACATTCGTGTGGAACTGGAAAGTCTTAATCAATTGGATAATCAAGTGGTACTACTTCGGTTAGGCGAATTTAATGAAGAAGGCACGGCTCTTTTGGGCACTATTATAAATGATTAA
- a CDS encoding lysophospholipid acyltransferase family protein, giving the protein MSRFVYIFVYLGMWLLAIQPFSMLYVLSDVMYFFMYKVIGYRKKVVRRNLKNSFPEKSIAELRIIERKFYHYICDYMLESLKMLKMPVAQLHRRMHFENTEQYLEMIEKYGGIVVMMPHYANFEWTIGMGMFMRPGDIPMQVYKTIRNPFVDRLFRNIRSRFGGYNVQKSDTAREVIRAKHAGKKLALGLVADQSPNAHSLHYWTKFLNQDTAFMDGGERIARMMNYPVFYCELKKERRGYCEATFVLMSEHPKNTVDGEITEMYARHVEQTILREPAYWFWSHKRWKHEHLAEQKNE; this is encoded by the coding sequence ATGTCTAGATTTGTTTATATCTTTGTTTATCTGGGAATGTGGTTATTAGCCATACAGCCTTTCTCAATGCTGTATGTGTTATCTGACGTGATGTATTTCTTCATGTATAAAGTGATAGGATATAGAAAGAAGGTTGTTCGACGGAATTTGAAAAACTCTTTTCCCGAAAAGTCGATAGCAGAACTACGCATCATTGAACGAAAGTTTTATCACTATATCTGCGACTACATGCTGGAGAGCTTAAAGATGCTAAAGATGCCTGTAGCCCAACTGCATAGGCGTATGCACTTTGAAAACACAGAACAATATCTGGAAATGATAGAGAAGTATGGTGGCATTGTAGTGATGATGCCACACTATGCCAATTTTGAATGGACCATTGGTATGGGCATGTTCATGAGGCCCGGTGACATCCCGATGCAGGTATATAAAACAATTCGCAATCCATTTGTTGATCGCTTGTTTCGCAACATTCGTTCTCGATTTGGTGGCTATAACGTGCAAAAATCAGATACGGCTCGTGAAGTGATTCGTGCTAAACATGCCGGAAAAAAGCTTGCGCTTGGCCTTGTTGCCGACCAATCTCCAAATGCACACAGCCTCCATTACTGGACGAAATTTCTGAATCAAGATACAGCTTTCATGGATGGGGGAGAACGTATTGCCCGGATGATGAACTATCCGGTGTTTTATTGTGAATTAAAAAAAGAAAGACGAGGATATTGCGAAGCTACCTTTGTATTGATGTCCGAACATCCAAAAAACACGGTCGATGGCGAGATCACAGAAATGTATGCTCGCCATGTAGAGCAGACTATATTGCGTGAACCCGCCTACTGGTTTTGGTCGCACAAACGCTGGAAACATGAACACCTTGCAGAACAGAAAAATGAATAA
- a CDS encoding glycosyltransferase family 2 protein — translation MNKTAVVILNWNGCEMLRSFLPSVVAHSEAMGGVEICVADNGSTDESVSMLHREFPTVRLIILADNNGFADGYNLALKEIEAEYVVLLNSDVEVTPQWLSPLVEYMDAHPEVAACQPKIRSWRQKEQFEYAGAAGGFIDRYGYPFCRGRILSVVEEDYGQYDTVVPVFWATGAALFIRLKDYRDAGGLDGRFFAHMEEIDLCWRLRARGRQIVCIPQSVVYHVGGATLKKENPRKTFLNFRNNLVMLYKNLPQDELNRVMCVRAWLDHVAALSFLLKGQLPNARAVVQARREFKKMQSLFLAERERNLKKTILNPIPERINSSILALFYLKGKKFFSNII, via the coding sequence ATGAATAAAACCGCTGTTGTTATATTAAATTGGAACGGATGCGAGATGCTTCGCTCTTTTTTGCCATCTGTTGTCGCACACTCCGAGGCAATGGGTGGAGTTGAAATTTGTGTGGCCGATAATGGTTCCACAGATGAATCCGTTTCCATGCTTCACCGGGAATTTCCTACTGTACGCTTAATCATTCTTGCTGATAATAATGGTTTTGCCGATGGGTATAACTTGGCTTTGAAAGAAATAGAGGCTGAGTACGTTGTGTTGCTCAATTCCGATGTGGAGGTGACTCCCCAATGGCTTTCTCCCTTGGTAGAGTACATGGATGCTCATCCTGAGGTGGCCGCATGCCAACCTAAAATACGCAGTTGGCGGCAGAAGGAGCAATTTGAATATGCCGGAGCAGCGGGCGGCTTCATTGATCGTTATGGTTATCCTTTTTGTAGGGGTAGAATTTTGTCGGTTGTAGAAGAAGACTATGGTCAGTATGATACTGTGGTTCCTGTGTTTTGGGCTACCGGTGCTGCATTGTTTATTCGGTTGAAAGACTATCGTGATGCCGGAGGTTTAGACGGTCGTTTCTTTGCTCACATGGAAGAAATTGATCTTTGCTGGCGGTTGCGTGCCAGAGGGCGACAAATCGTTTGTATCCCTCAAAGTGTGGTTTATCATGTGGGTGGAGCTACTCTTAAAAAAGAAAATCCTCGTAAAACATTTCTTAATTTTCGCAATAATCTTGTCATGCTTTACAAGAATCTGCCACAAGATGAATTAAACCGTGTGATGTGCGTGCGTGCATGGCTCGATCATGTTGCTGCCCTTTCCTTTTTGCTTAAGGGGCAGCTGCCTAATGCTAGGGCAGTGGTTCAGGCACGTCGGGAGTTTAAAAAGATGCAATCTCTGTTTCTTGCAGAGAGGGAGAGAAATCTAAAAAAAACGATACTAAATCCTATTCCTGAACGGATAAATAGTAGTATCTTAGCACTGTTCTATTTGAAAGGGAAGAAATTCTTTTCTAATATTATATAA